Proteins from a single region of Clostridia bacterium:
- the hpt gene encoding hypoxanthine phosphoribosyltransferase, producing MEEDLKNVLISEQQLKKKVEELGKKISKDYHGRELILVGILKGAVMFYADLARCIDMPLVMDFMVVSSYGNGTESSGAVRILKDLETSIEGKHVLIIEDIVDTGLTLHYLKENLLARGPASVKICSFLDKPDRREIPVEIDYKGFEISDEFVVGYGLDYAEKYRNLPYISVLKPEVYE from the coding sequence ATGGAAGAAGATTTAAAAAACGTACTTATTTCAGAGCAACAGTTAAAGAAAAAGGTAGAAGAGTTAGGCAAAAAAATATCTAAAGATTATCATGGGAGAGAATTGATTCTGGTAGGTATATTGAAAGGAGCTGTCATGTTTTATGCAGACCTTGCCAGATGTATAGACATGCCTTTAGTTATGGATTTTATGGTTGTATCCAGCTATGGCAACGGTACAGAATCATCTGGAGCGGTGAGGATACTCAAAGATTTGGAAACAAGCATTGAAGGTAAACATGTGCTTATCATTGAGGATATAGTTGATACGGGATTGACCCTCCATTATCTTAAAGAGAATTTATTGGCTAGAGGGCCGGCCAGTGTCAAGATATGTTCATTTTTGGATAAACCGGACAGGAGAGAGATACCTGTAGAGATAGATTATAAGGGGTTTGAAATATCCGATGAGTTTGTCGTTGGATATGGGTTGGATTATGCTGAAAAATACAGAAACCTTCCCTATATATCTGTATTGAAGCCAGAGGTGTATGAATAA
- the tilS gene encoding tRNA lysidine(34) synthetase TilS, whose product MMEQVKRTIERYSMLETGDRVIVAVSGGADSLSLLHLFLRLKSEYSLKIFVAHVDHMTRGGGSTEDAKFVGGLCKEWGIPLYIKEADMEQYAILNSLSEEEAGREIRYKFFYDLKQKLDADRIAIAHNKNDQAETVIMRMLRGTGIKGLVGIEPVRQPGIIRPLIDVDRDEIEKYCSENGLNYRRDYTNYQRLYTRNKIRLELMPYIEKEFNPNIVDTLARLSQTLREEDQYIEQQTFKVFTQIAQVNSQQTCVEIDIFEFKKQHVAVKKRLIRWAIKRLKGHLMGINYIHIEDAIQLARSSQSGKRIDLPGGISISRSFNKLVIGKAQCYMGGVKDFEYHLVIPGSTYINEIHGEVVANIINKSDFIENRKNSYKAALDLDKLSREKYIVMRNRRPGDYILFDGMKGKKKIKKYFIEKKIPAYQRANIPMLASGNQIIWIPGKVINKDFKVDTNTIKILVLEYNNK is encoded by the coding sequence ATGATGGAACAGGTTAAACGTACAATTGAAAGATACAGCATGCTAGAAACTGGAGACAGGGTGATAGTTGCTGTTTCAGGAGGAGCGGACTCTCTGAGTTTGCTTCATTTATTTTTAAGGCTAAAATCGGAATATTCATTGAAGATTTTTGTAGCACATGTGGACCATATGACCAGGGGCGGAGGATCAACTGAAGATGCTAAATTTGTAGGCGGTCTGTGTAAAGAGTGGGGTATACCTTTGTATATTAAGGAAGCGGATATGGAACAATATGCTATACTTAACTCACTATCCGAAGAAGAAGCAGGCAGGGAAATAAGATATAAATTTTTTTATGATTTAAAGCAAAAACTTGATGCAGACAGAATTGCGATAGCCCATAATAAGAATGATCAAGCTGAAACTGTTATAATGAGAATGTTAAGGGGGACTGGAATCAAGGGGCTTGTAGGCATTGAACCAGTGCGTCAGCCGGGTATTATAAGGCCTTTGATAGATGTTGATAGGGATGAAATAGAGAAATATTGTAGCGAAAACGGATTGAATTATAGAAGGGATTATACCAATTATCAAAGGTTATATACCCGCAATAAGATAAGACTGGAATTAATGCCCTATATAGAAAAGGAGTTTAATCCCAATATTGTGGATACTCTTGCCAGGCTATCTCAAACATTGCGTGAAGAAGATCAATATATTGAGCAGCAAACTTTCAAGGTGTTTACGCAGATAGCTCAGGTGAATTCCCAGCAGACCTGTGTGGAGATAGATATATTTGAATTTAAAAAACAGCATGTTGCTGTTAAAAAAAGGTTGATAAGGTGGGCGATAAAGAGATTAAAAGGGCATCTTATGGGTATAAACTATATACATATAGAAGATGCAATACAGCTTGCCCGATCGTCTCAATCAGGGAAGAGAATAGATTTGCCAGGCGGTATATCTATCAGCAGATCGTTCAACAAGTTGGTGATCGGTAAGGCACAATGCTATATGGGTGGAGTTAAAGATTTTGAATACCATTTAGTCATCCCAGGCAGTACGTATATAAACGAAATACATGGAGAGGTTGTTGCAAATATTATCAATAAGTCTGATTTTATAGAGAATAGAAAGAATAGTTATAAAGCAGCACTTGATTTGGATAAGCTCAGTAGAGAGAAATATATTGTTATGAGGAACAGAAGGCCTGGAGACTATATTTTGTTTGATGGGATGAAGGGGAAAAAGAAGATAAAAAAATATTTTATTGAAAAGAAGATTCCGGCATATCAAAGAGCAAATATACCGATGCTGGCATCGGGGAATCAAATAATTTGGATTCCGGGGAAAGTTATCAATAAGGATTTTAAGGTTGACACTAACACAATAAAAATATTAGTATTAGAATATAATAACAAATAA